A region from the Acinonyx jubatus isolate Ajub_Pintada_27869175 chromosome C2, VMU_Ajub_asm_v1.0, whole genome shotgun sequence genome encodes:
- the LOC106966703 gene encoding uncharacterized protein LOC106966703 isoform X6, with protein sequence MATSLGSGWRWGSDGRQAPPKITPTVEELQSRVQETLDLLSPRELSHFRVLLKTVDEGPRVSPLRLELEGGSKAGLARLLAQHYYLPAVSRVLIKVLQQLRRADLLPRWQSAEDDDRREIPRKILKRSYDCVDGELDCYDLSGKRKAFLMCVEKNRPGAHRDIMLMTEWLGQCQFEHTSCIDPNKMELLGKISSFRDGLNEIKDDVGCCLVTLMSHGEKGFIKMKDGERVSLEDIFEMFNNKNCPALQEKPKIFIIQACRGEKRDNGVETDDEPMESDDVSEKRRLPTFSDYFIIYPTQAERERVCVSWGGAEREGDTESEAGSRLPAVRTGPDVRLEFTDHEIMT encoded by the exons ATGGCGACGAGCCTTGGGAGCGGCTGGCGCTGGGGGTCCGACGGCCGCCAGGCGCCTCCGAAGATCACGCCGACCGTGGAGGAGCTGCAGAGCCGCGTGCAAGAGACGCTGGACCTGCTGTCCCCGCGGGAGCTGAGCCACTTCCGCGTCCTCCTCAAGACCGTGGACGAGGGGCCGCGCGTGAGCCCCCTGCGGCTGGAGCTGGAGGGCGGCAGCAAGGCGGGGCTGGCCCGTCTCCTGGCCCAGCACTACTACCTGCCCGCCGTGTCGCGCGTTCTCATCAAGGTGCTGCAGCAGCTGCGCCGCGCCGACCTGCTGCCGCGCTGGCAGAGCGCGGAGGACGACGACCGCCGGG AGATTCCAAGAAAGATTCTAAAGAGAAGCTATGACTGTGTGGATGGCGAACTG GACTGTTATGACCTGAGTGGCAAGCGGAAGGCTTTCCTCATGTGTGTGGAGAAGAACAGACCCGGGGCTCACCGGGACATCATGCTAATGACCGAATGGCTTGGCCAATGCCAGTTTGAGCATACTTCGTGCATCGATCcaaacaaaatg GAGTTACTTGGGAAAATATCATCATTTCGGGATGGACTCAATGAAATTAAGGATGATGTTGGCTGTTGCCTTGTTACTCTTATGTCCCACGGGGAGAAAGGCTTTATTAAGATGAAAGATGGTGAGAGAGTCAGCCTGGAggacatttttgaaatgtttaataataaaaattgtccGGCACTTCAAGAGAAACCAAAGATCTTTATAATCCAGGCCTGCAGAGGAG agaaaagagataATGGTGTTGAGACAGATGATGAACCCATGGAGTCTGATGACGTATCTGAGAAGAGGAGGCTGCCCACGTTCAGTGATTACTTCATCATCTATCCTACCCAGGCAG agagagagagagtatgtgtgagttggggaggggcagagagagaaggagacacagaatccgaagcaggctccaggctcccagctgtccgcacagggcccgacgtgaggctcgaattcacagaccatgagatcatgacctga
- the LOC106966703 gene encoding caspase-14-like isoform X2: MATSLGSGWRWGSDGRQAPPKITPTVEELQSRVQETLDLLSPRELSHFRVLLKTVDEGPRVSPLRLELEGGSKAGLARLLAQHYYLPAVSRVLIKVLQQLRRADLLPRWQSAEDDDRREIPRKILKRSYDCVDGELDCYDLSGKRKAFLMCVEKNRPGAHRDIMLMTEWLGQCQFEHTSCIDPNKMELLGKISSFRDGLNEIKDDVGCCLVTLMSHGEKGFIKMKDGERVSLEDIFEMFNNKNCPALQEKPKIFIIQACRGEKRDNGVETDDEPMESDDVSEKRRLPTFSDYFIIYPTQADEAAVNTCVYIFGHMFLFSLGTYEEVEWLVHIADHVALRHPRTGSVMIEAMAEVFKQHGNKWHIADFFTKVNNRVVHTEFHLHEEPIKVSLVMESTLTKSVYF; this comes from the exons ATGGCGACGAGCCTTGGGAGCGGCTGGCGCTGGGGGTCCGACGGCCGCCAGGCGCCTCCGAAGATCACGCCGACCGTGGAGGAGCTGCAGAGCCGCGTGCAAGAGACGCTGGACCTGCTGTCCCCGCGGGAGCTGAGCCACTTCCGCGTCCTCCTCAAGACCGTGGACGAGGGGCCGCGCGTGAGCCCCCTGCGGCTGGAGCTGGAGGGCGGCAGCAAGGCGGGGCTGGCCCGTCTCCTGGCCCAGCACTACTACCTGCCCGCCGTGTCGCGCGTTCTCATCAAGGTGCTGCAGCAGCTGCGCCGCGCCGACCTGCTGCCGCGCTGGCAGAGCGCGGAGGACGACGACCGCCGGG AGATTCCAAGAAAGATTCTAAAGAGAAGCTATGACTGTGTGGATGGCGAACTG GACTGTTATGACCTGAGTGGCAAGCGGAAGGCTTTCCTCATGTGTGTGGAGAAGAACAGACCCGGGGCTCACCGGGACATCATGCTAATGACCGAATGGCTTGGCCAATGCCAGTTTGAGCATACTTCGTGCATCGATCcaaacaaaatg GAGTTACTTGGGAAAATATCATCATTTCGGGATGGACTCAATGAAATTAAGGATGATGTTGGCTGTTGCCTTGTTACTCTTATGTCCCACGGGGAGAAAGGCTTTATTAAGATGAAAGATGGTGAGAGAGTCAGCCTGGAggacatttttgaaatgtttaataataaaaattgtccGGCACTTCAAGAGAAACCAAAGATCTTTATAATCCAGGCCTGCAGAGGAG agaaaagagataATGGTGTTGAGACAGATGATGAACCCATGGAGTCTGATGACGTATCTGAGAAGAGGAGGCTGCCCACGTTCAGTGATTACTTCATCATCTATCCTACCCAGGCAG ATGAAGCCGCTGTGAACACATGTGTGTACATCTTTGGGCATATGTTTTTGTTCTCCTTGGGTACATACGAAGAAGTGGAATGGTTGGTTCACATAGCAG ATCACGTTGCTTTACGGCACCCTCGCACGGGCTCGGTGATGATTGAAGCGATGGCTGAGGTCTTTAAACAGCATGGAAATAAGTGGCACATCGCTGACTTTTTCACCAAA GTGAATAACAGAGTGGTGCACACTGAGTTTCATCTACACGAGGAACCCATAAAAGTGTCACTTGTCATGGAATCGACTTTAACTAAATCTGTGTACTTTTGA
- the LOC106966703 gene encoding caspase-14-like isoform X7 codes for MATSLGSGWRWGSDGRQAPPKITPTVEELQSRVQETLDLLSPRELSHFRVLLKTVDEGPRVSPLRLELEGGSKAGLARLLAQHYYLPAVSRVLIKVLQQLRRADLLPRWQSAEDDDRREIPRKILKRSYDCVDGELDCYDLSGKRKAFLMCVEKNRPGAHRDIMLMTEWLGQCQFEHTSCIDPNKMELLGKISSFRDGLNEIKDDVGCCLVTLMSHGEKGFIKMKDGERVSLEDIFEMFNNKNCPALQEKPKIFIIQACRGEKRDNGVETDDEPMESDDVSEKRRLPTFSDYFIIYPTQAGVL; via the exons ATGGCGACGAGCCTTGGGAGCGGCTGGCGCTGGGGGTCCGACGGCCGCCAGGCGCCTCCGAAGATCACGCCGACCGTGGAGGAGCTGCAGAGCCGCGTGCAAGAGACGCTGGACCTGCTGTCCCCGCGGGAGCTGAGCCACTTCCGCGTCCTCCTCAAGACCGTGGACGAGGGGCCGCGCGTGAGCCCCCTGCGGCTGGAGCTGGAGGGCGGCAGCAAGGCGGGGCTGGCCCGTCTCCTGGCCCAGCACTACTACCTGCCCGCCGTGTCGCGCGTTCTCATCAAGGTGCTGCAGCAGCTGCGCCGCGCCGACCTGCTGCCGCGCTGGCAGAGCGCGGAGGACGACGACCGCCGGG AGATTCCAAGAAAGATTCTAAAGAGAAGCTATGACTGTGTGGATGGCGAACTG GACTGTTATGACCTGAGTGGCAAGCGGAAGGCTTTCCTCATGTGTGTGGAGAAGAACAGACCCGGGGCTCACCGGGACATCATGCTAATGACCGAATGGCTTGGCCAATGCCAGTTTGAGCATACTTCGTGCATCGATCcaaacaaaatg GAGTTACTTGGGAAAATATCATCATTTCGGGATGGACTCAATGAAATTAAGGATGATGTTGGCTGTTGCCTTGTTACTCTTATGTCCCACGGGGAGAAAGGCTTTATTAAGATGAAAGATGGTGAGAGAGTCAGCCTGGAggacatttttgaaatgtttaataataaaaattgtccGGCACTTCAAGAGAAACCAAAGATCTTTATAATCCAGGCCTGCAGAGGAG agaaaagagataATGGTGTTGAGACAGATGATGAACCCATGGAGTCTGATGACGTATCTGAGAAGAGGAGGCTGCCCACGTTCAGTGATTACTTCATCATCTATCCTACCCAGGCAG GAGTGCTGTGA
- the LOC106966703 gene encoding uncharacterized protein LOC106966703 isoform X4: MATSLGSGWRWGSDGRQAPPKITPTVEELQSRVQETLDLLSPRELSHFRVLLKTVDEGPRVSPLRLELEGGSKAGLARLLAQHYYLPAVSRVLIKVLQQLRRADLLPRWQSAEDDDRREIPRKILKRSYDCVDGELELLGKISSFRDGLNEIKDDVGCCLVTLMSHGEKGFIKMKDGERVSLEDIFEMFNNKNCPALQEKPKIFIIQACRGEKRDNGVETDDEPMESDDVSEKRRLPTFSDYFIIYPTQADEAAVNTCVYIFGHMFLFSLGTYEEVEWLVHIADHVALRHPRTGSVMIEAMAEVFKQHGNKWHIADFFTKIRIQLSFPTPLRDLLGFTSPVTDGGESVAELAPQPGQSASRVHALITITYELLHTCPR, encoded by the exons ATGGCGACGAGCCTTGGGAGCGGCTGGCGCTGGGGGTCCGACGGCCGCCAGGCGCCTCCGAAGATCACGCCGACCGTGGAGGAGCTGCAGAGCCGCGTGCAAGAGACGCTGGACCTGCTGTCCCCGCGGGAGCTGAGCCACTTCCGCGTCCTCCTCAAGACCGTGGACGAGGGGCCGCGCGTGAGCCCCCTGCGGCTGGAGCTGGAGGGCGGCAGCAAGGCGGGGCTGGCCCGTCTCCTGGCCCAGCACTACTACCTGCCCGCCGTGTCGCGCGTTCTCATCAAGGTGCTGCAGCAGCTGCGCCGCGCCGACCTGCTGCCGCGCTGGCAGAGCGCGGAGGACGACGACCGCCGGG AGATTCCAAGAAAGATTCTAAAGAGAAGCTATGACTGTGTGGATGGCGAACTG GAGTTACTTGGGAAAATATCATCATTTCGGGATGGACTCAATGAAATTAAGGATGATGTTGGCTGTTGCCTTGTTACTCTTATGTCCCACGGGGAGAAAGGCTTTATTAAGATGAAAGATGGTGAGAGAGTCAGCCTGGAggacatttttgaaatgtttaataataaaaattgtccGGCACTTCAAGAGAAACCAAAGATCTTTATAATCCAGGCCTGCAGAGGAG agaaaagagataATGGTGTTGAGACAGATGATGAACCCATGGAGTCTGATGACGTATCTGAGAAGAGGAGGCTGCCCACGTTCAGTGATTACTTCATCATCTATCCTACCCAGGCAG ATGAAGCCGCTGTGAACACATGTGTGTACATCTTTGGGCATATGTTTTTGTTCTCCTTGGGTACATACGAAGAAGTGGAATGGTTGGTTCACATAGCAG ATCACGTTGCTTTACGGCACCCTCGCACGGGCTCGGTGATGATTGAAGCGATGGCTGAGGTCTTTAAACAGCATGGAAATAAGTGGCACATCGCTGACTTTTTCACCAAA ATACGAATCCAGTTAAGTTTTCCAACACCCCTCAGGGACCTCCTGGGATTCACATCCCCTGTGACAGATGGGGGTGAGTCGGTGGCCGAGCTGGCACCCCAGCCTGGGCAGAGTGCTTCTAGAGTTCATGCCCTAATCACAATTACATATGAATTACTCCACACCTGCCCAAG GTGA
- the LOC106966703 gene encoding caspase-14-like isoform X8 — MATSLGSGWRWGSDGRQAPPKITPTVEELQSRVQETLDLLSPRELSHFRVLLKTVDEGPRVSPLRLELEGGSKAGLARLLAQHYYLPAVSRVLIKVLQQLRRADLLPRWQSAEDDDRREIPRKILKRSYDCVDGELDCYDLSGKRKAFLMCVEKNRPGAHRDIMLMTEWLGQCQFEHTSCIDPNKMELLGKISSFRDGLNEIKDDVGCCLVTLMSHGEKGFIKMKDGERVSLEDIFEMFNNKNCPALQEKPKIFIIQACRGEKRDNGVETDDEPMESDDVSEKRRLPTFSDYFIIYPTQAVL, encoded by the exons ATGGCGACGAGCCTTGGGAGCGGCTGGCGCTGGGGGTCCGACGGCCGCCAGGCGCCTCCGAAGATCACGCCGACCGTGGAGGAGCTGCAGAGCCGCGTGCAAGAGACGCTGGACCTGCTGTCCCCGCGGGAGCTGAGCCACTTCCGCGTCCTCCTCAAGACCGTGGACGAGGGGCCGCGCGTGAGCCCCCTGCGGCTGGAGCTGGAGGGCGGCAGCAAGGCGGGGCTGGCCCGTCTCCTGGCCCAGCACTACTACCTGCCCGCCGTGTCGCGCGTTCTCATCAAGGTGCTGCAGCAGCTGCGCCGCGCCGACCTGCTGCCGCGCTGGCAGAGCGCGGAGGACGACGACCGCCGGG AGATTCCAAGAAAGATTCTAAAGAGAAGCTATGACTGTGTGGATGGCGAACTG GACTGTTATGACCTGAGTGGCAAGCGGAAGGCTTTCCTCATGTGTGTGGAGAAGAACAGACCCGGGGCTCACCGGGACATCATGCTAATGACCGAATGGCTTGGCCAATGCCAGTTTGAGCATACTTCGTGCATCGATCcaaacaaaatg GAGTTACTTGGGAAAATATCATCATTTCGGGATGGACTCAATGAAATTAAGGATGATGTTGGCTGTTGCCTTGTTACTCTTATGTCCCACGGGGAGAAAGGCTTTATTAAGATGAAAGATGGTGAGAGAGTCAGCCTGGAggacatttttgaaatgtttaataataaaaattgtccGGCACTTCAAGAGAAACCAAAGATCTTTATAATCCAGGCCTGCAGAGGAG agaaaagagataATGGTGTTGAGACAGATGATGAACCCATGGAGTCTGATGACGTATCTGAGAAGAGGAGGCTGCCCACGTTCAGTGATTACTTCATCATCTATCCTACCCAGGCAG TGCTGTGA
- the LOC106966703 gene encoding caspase-14-like isoform X5 produces MATSLGSGWRWGSDGRQAPPKITPTVEELQSRVQETLDLLSPRELSHFRVLLKTVDEGPRVSPLRLELEGGSKAGLARLLAQHYYLPAVSRVLIKVLQQLRRADLLPRWQSAEDDDRREIPRKILKRSYDCVDGELDCYDLSGKRKAFLMCVEKNRPGAHRDIMLMTEWLGQCQFEHTSCIDPNKMELLGKISSFRDGLNEIKDDVGCCLVTLMSHGEKGFIKMKDGERVSLEDIFEMFNNKNCPALQEKPKIFIIQACRGEKRDNGVETDDEPMESDDVSEKRRLPTFSDYFIIYPTQADHVALRHPRTGSVMIEAMAEVFKQHGNKWHIADFFTKVNNRVVHTEFHLHEEPIKVSLVMESTLTKSVYF; encoded by the exons ATGGCGACGAGCCTTGGGAGCGGCTGGCGCTGGGGGTCCGACGGCCGCCAGGCGCCTCCGAAGATCACGCCGACCGTGGAGGAGCTGCAGAGCCGCGTGCAAGAGACGCTGGACCTGCTGTCCCCGCGGGAGCTGAGCCACTTCCGCGTCCTCCTCAAGACCGTGGACGAGGGGCCGCGCGTGAGCCCCCTGCGGCTGGAGCTGGAGGGCGGCAGCAAGGCGGGGCTGGCCCGTCTCCTGGCCCAGCACTACTACCTGCCCGCCGTGTCGCGCGTTCTCATCAAGGTGCTGCAGCAGCTGCGCCGCGCCGACCTGCTGCCGCGCTGGCAGAGCGCGGAGGACGACGACCGCCGGG AGATTCCAAGAAAGATTCTAAAGAGAAGCTATGACTGTGTGGATGGCGAACTG GACTGTTATGACCTGAGTGGCAAGCGGAAGGCTTTCCTCATGTGTGTGGAGAAGAACAGACCCGGGGCTCACCGGGACATCATGCTAATGACCGAATGGCTTGGCCAATGCCAGTTTGAGCATACTTCGTGCATCGATCcaaacaaaatg GAGTTACTTGGGAAAATATCATCATTTCGGGATGGACTCAATGAAATTAAGGATGATGTTGGCTGTTGCCTTGTTACTCTTATGTCCCACGGGGAGAAAGGCTTTATTAAGATGAAAGATGGTGAGAGAGTCAGCCTGGAggacatttttgaaatgtttaataataaaaattgtccGGCACTTCAAGAGAAACCAAAGATCTTTATAATCCAGGCCTGCAGAGGAG agaaaagagataATGGTGTTGAGACAGATGATGAACCCATGGAGTCTGATGACGTATCTGAGAAGAGGAGGCTGCCCACGTTCAGTGATTACTTCATCATCTATCCTACCCAGGCAG ATCACGTTGCTTTACGGCACCCTCGCACGGGCTCGGTGATGATTGAAGCGATGGCTGAGGTCTTTAAACAGCATGGAAATAAGTGGCACATCGCTGACTTTTTCACCAAA GTGAATAACAGAGTGGTGCACACTGAGTTTCATCTACACGAGGAACCCATAAAAGTGTCACTTGTCATGGAATCGACTTTAACTAAATCTGTGTACTTTTGA
- the LOC106966703 gene encoding caspase-14-like isoform X3, protein MATSLGSGWRWGSDGRQAPPKITPTVEELQSRVQETLDLLSPRELSHFRVLLKTVDEGPRVSPLRLELEGGSKAGLARLLAQHYYLPAVSRVLIKVLQQLRRADLLPRWQSAEDDDRREIPRKILKRSYDCVDGELDCYDLSGKRKAFLMCVEKNRPGAHRDIMLMTEWLGQCQFEHTSCIDPNKMELLGKISSFRDGLNEIKDDVGCCLVTLMSHGEKGFIKMKDGERVSLEDIFEMFNNKNCPALQEKPKIFIIQACRGEKRDNGVETDDEPMESDDVSEKRRLPTFSDYFIIYPTQADHVALRHPRTGSVMIEAMAEVFKQHGNKWHIADFFTKIRIQLSFPTPLRDLLGFTSPVTDGGESVAELAPQPGQSASRVHALITITYELLHTCPR, encoded by the exons ATGGCGACGAGCCTTGGGAGCGGCTGGCGCTGGGGGTCCGACGGCCGCCAGGCGCCTCCGAAGATCACGCCGACCGTGGAGGAGCTGCAGAGCCGCGTGCAAGAGACGCTGGACCTGCTGTCCCCGCGGGAGCTGAGCCACTTCCGCGTCCTCCTCAAGACCGTGGACGAGGGGCCGCGCGTGAGCCCCCTGCGGCTGGAGCTGGAGGGCGGCAGCAAGGCGGGGCTGGCCCGTCTCCTGGCCCAGCACTACTACCTGCCCGCCGTGTCGCGCGTTCTCATCAAGGTGCTGCAGCAGCTGCGCCGCGCCGACCTGCTGCCGCGCTGGCAGAGCGCGGAGGACGACGACCGCCGGG AGATTCCAAGAAAGATTCTAAAGAGAAGCTATGACTGTGTGGATGGCGAACTG GACTGTTATGACCTGAGTGGCAAGCGGAAGGCTTTCCTCATGTGTGTGGAGAAGAACAGACCCGGGGCTCACCGGGACATCATGCTAATGACCGAATGGCTTGGCCAATGCCAGTTTGAGCATACTTCGTGCATCGATCcaaacaaaatg GAGTTACTTGGGAAAATATCATCATTTCGGGATGGACTCAATGAAATTAAGGATGATGTTGGCTGTTGCCTTGTTACTCTTATGTCCCACGGGGAGAAAGGCTTTATTAAGATGAAAGATGGTGAGAGAGTCAGCCTGGAggacatttttgaaatgtttaataataaaaattgtccGGCACTTCAAGAGAAACCAAAGATCTTTATAATCCAGGCCTGCAGAGGAG agaaaagagataATGGTGTTGAGACAGATGATGAACCCATGGAGTCTGATGACGTATCTGAGAAGAGGAGGCTGCCCACGTTCAGTGATTACTTCATCATCTATCCTACCCAGGCAG ATCACGTTGCTTTACGGCACCCTCGCACGGGCTCGGTGATGATTGAAGCGATGGCTGAGGTCTTTAAACAGCATGGAAATAAGTGGCACATCGCTGACTTTTTCACCAAA ATACGAATCCAGTTAAGTTTTCCAACACCCCTCAGGGACCTCCTGGGATTCACATCCCCTGTGACAGATGGGGGTGAGTCGGTGGCCGAGCTGGCACCCCAGCCTGGGCAGAGTGCTTCTAGAGTTCATGCCCTAATCACAATTACATATGAATTACTCCACACCTGCCCAAG GTGA
- the LOC106966703 gene encoding uncharacterized protein LOC106966703 isoform X1, with amino-acid sequence MATSLGSGWRWGSDGRQAPPKITPTVEELQSRVQETLDLLSPRELSHFRVLLKTVDEGPRVSPLRLELEGGSKAGLARLLAQHYYLPAVSRVLIKVLQQLRRADLLPRWQSAEDDDRREIPRKILKRSYDCVDGELDCYDLSGKRKAFLMCVEKNRPGAHRDIMLMTEWLGQCQFEHTSCIDPNKMELLGKISSFRDGLNEIKDDVGCCLVTLMSHGEKGFIKMKDGERVSLEDIFEMFNNKNCPALQEKPKIFIIQACRGEKRDNGVETDDEPMESDDVSEKRRLPTFSDYFIIYPTQADEAAVNTCVYIFGHMFLFSLGTYEEVEWLVHIADHVALRHPRTGSVMIEAMAEVFKQHGNKWHIADFFTKIRIQLSFPTPLRDLLGFTSPVTDGGESVAELAPQPGQSASRVHALITITYELLHTCPR; translated from the exons ATGGCGACGAGCCTTGGGAGCGGCTGGCGCTGGGGGTCCGACGGCCGCCAGGCGCCTCCGAAGATCACGCCGACCGTGGAGGAGCTGCAGAGCCGCGTGCAAGAGACGCTGGACCTGCTGTCCCCGCGGGAGCTGAGCCACTTCCGCGTCCTCCTCAAGACCGTGGACGAGGGGCCGCGCGTGAGCCCCCTGCGGCTGGAGCTGGAGGGCGGCAGCAAGGCGGGGCTGGCCCGTCTCCTGGCCCAGCACTACTACCTGCCCGCCGTGTCGCGCGTTCTCATCAAGGTGCTGCAGCAGCTGCGCCGCGCCGACCTGCTGCCGCGCTGGCAGAGCGCGGAGGACGACGACCGCCGGG AGATTCCAAGAAAGATTCTAAAGAGAAGCTATGACTGTGTGGATGGCGAACTG GACTGTTATGACCTGAGTGGCAAGCGGAAGGCTTTCCTCATGTGTGTGGAGAAGAACAGACCCGGGGCTCACCGGGACATCATGCTAATGACCGAATGGCTTGGCCAATGCCAGTTTGAGCATACTTCGTGCATCGATCcaaacaaaatg GAGTTACTTGGGAAAATATCATCATTTCGGGATGGACTCAATGAAATTAAGGATGATGTTGGCTGTTGCCTTGTTACTCTTATGTCCCACGGGGAGAAAGGCTTTATTAAGATGAAAGATGGTGAGAGAGTCAGCCTGGAggacatttttgaaatgtttaataataaaaattgtccGGCACTTCAAGAGAAACCAAAGATCTTTATAATCCAGGCCTGCAGAGGAG agaaaagagataATGGTGTTGAGACAGATGATGAACCCATGGAGTCTGATGACGTATCTGAGAAGAGGAGGCTGCCCACGTTCAGTGATTACTTCATCATCTATCCTACCCAGGCAG ATGAAGCCGCTGTGAACACATGTGTGTACATCTTTGGGCATATGTTTTTGTTCTCCTTGGGTACATACGAAGAAGTGGAATGGTTGGTTCACATAGCAG ATCACGTTGCTTTACGGCACCCTCGCACGGGCTCGGTGATGATTGAAGCGATGGCTGAGGTCTTTAAACAGCATGGAAATAAGTGGCACATCGCTGACTTTTTCACCAAA ATACGAATCCAGTTAAGTTTTCCAACACCCCTCAGGGACCTCCTGGGATTCACATCCCCTGTGACAGATGGGGGTGAGTCGGTGGCCGAGCTGGCACCCCAGCCTGGGCAGAGTGCTTCTAGAGTTCATGCCCTAATCACAATTACATATGAATTACTCCACACCTGCCCAAG GTGA